GCGGCGGCGACCTCACCGGTACGCATACCGTCACGCTAAACCCGGTATCTAGGTACCGGGTCAAGCCGGAGGTGGCCGCCGGTAGGGCCGGCGTCAGCGGGTGCTATCGCGGGCGCCGTGGTCGGCGTCCTCGCGGCTTCGTGGGGACGGAGAGGGTGGGCAGCAGTCGGCATCGGACACGGTCTCGGGCATCGTCTCGGTCATGGTCGGTGACGCACCCGCCCGGCGGCGGGAGGCGATAGCGATCGCGGTGCTGGTGAGGATGAGGCCGGCGGCGAGGAAAAGGACGAGGGCCTGGTGGGTGGTGATCCAGGTCGCGGCCTGTCCGGCGAGGACGGCGAGGCCACCGCCGGAGGGACGGGTGCCGCCGAGCAGGGGCGGCAGCCAGTAGTAGACGAGGTAACCGCCGCTGACGGCCAGCAGCCCACCGGCAAGGCGGGAGGCGTAGCGGGCGAGGCGGCGCAGCAGGCGGGTGAGCGCGGTCGCGGCCGCGGCGGCGAGCACGGCGAGGGCGAGCAGCAAGACCGCGGATCTGGCACGCGTTTGGGCTCAAGCCGCACAAGCAGGAGACGTTCAAGCTGTCCACCGATCCGCAGTTCGTCGAGAAGGTCCGCGACGTCGTCGGCCTCTACCTGAACCCGCCGGGGCGGGCGCTGGTGCTGTGTGTGGACGAGAAGACCCGTGCGCCACGAAGCGCTGATGGAAGCCGTGCGGGATGAGAGGCCCGCCGCTGGTCATCGCAGTGACCGGTTGAAGCTGGAGGCAGGTCGAACCTCGGGTTGGGGGTGAGACCGGGAGCAGCCTCGACAATGTAGGGGCGAGCCGGAACTACCAGACGGCTCGTGCCCGCTAGCGAGGATGGGAAGGCGTAGGGAAACCGAATCAGTGGCAGAAGCCCCGTCAGTCGTCGGCGATCTGATGAATCTGGTGGATGGATCGTCTTGTGGTGCTGGGCAGGCCGTGGGTTTTGGCTTGCCCGCTTTCGTCGTCTGTGTGTGTTTTGGGCGGCGGGAGGCTCGGGCCAAGACTGCGATGTGCGGCCCGTAGCGATGCCATCGGGGTATAACTGGACGCCGACTCCCGTCGGAACGGACATCAGTGAACGTGGGAAGCGGCTCGGTGCCGCCCGAACCGTCCGGCAGCCGGCCGGACGGTGGGCAGGTGCGACGCCCGCTGTGGGCATCGGGTCGTGGCGGAGCCGCCGTAGTACTCCGAGCGCAGGAAAGCTGCGTGCATGGGGAAGGGCGGCAGCGTGATCAGCGGCACGACTGGTGACGATCAGCTTGTGTTGGGCGGCCTACCGCGCCGGCGCGAAGCTGCGACACGCCACCAATGACGCGCCACCGCTGGGGAGTTGGCCGGTGTCCTCGGTCGCGCCGCCACGCCCGTGGGGGCACCCCGACCTAGTGCTCGCCAAGGCGGTCACCACGCAGGTTCTGACGGCGGAGGAGGCGGAGCTGTGAACCGGATCTCCCGAGAGATCACATGGTCGGGCTGGCGGGACTTGAACCCGCGACCGACGGATTATGAGAACCGTCCTCGCCGGCTGCCACGGCATCTACCTGGGACAACGCCCAGACCGCGACCCTCACCAGCAGTCTTGCCCATCACAAGTTGCCGTCACTTCGCATCACGAACGATGCGCTGGTGACGCTCCCGGTCTCTCGCTCCTCACCGCACCGTGGTTCCACGAGCGGCATGTCGCCGCGCTCGCGACCGATACCTGGGGCGCGGAGGTGTGCCCGAACGAGCTTGGCCGGGAAGTTCCAACCGCTGCATCTCACCCTGCTCGTGAGCATGGGCATGCTCGCGAGCGAGGTATGGCAGCTCGACGACCTCGCAGCGAACTGCCTCACTAACGGGCGCTACGAGTTCCTGTTCGTCCGGCCTACCGCTGATCATCCCCAAGGCCTTAGAATCACCGCTCAACCCGCCGGCGATCAAGTAGCCGCGCGACCGGCTACGCGTCCTGTTCCGGCGACCGGCGTTCTGTCGCGGACTCGAGCGAACGCAGGAGCTCCACTGCCGGCATCGCCTGTGGCCCAGCCTGACAGTAGATGCCGACGCACTCCCCCGCGTCGGTCAGTGCACGAACTCGACGCACGGCCTCGAGGGTCACCGCACCCTGGCCATCGGTGAGGTCCTCGAGGGCGAAGTACTCGACCGGAACCGGGTGCCGCGGCGGAGTCGTCTCGGCGCGCAGGTCCGCGAACCAGGTAGCGCCTGCCGCCGGCATCTCGCCGCACTGACCGGCGTGCCCCAACAGCACGAGGTCGGAGAGCCGGCTGCATCCCTCTCCTTCGCCCGTCCCTTACGCCACGGGCGGCACCGCGGGATCGCCTCGTGCACGGGAAGCACCGTAACGAGGGGCGTGCGGGCGTAACTCGCCGACGATCCGACCCGCGGCCAGACCGGTCAGGAAATCGCGCGGGCCGTCGAAGTCGGGCATCTCCACGTAGGCGGCACCGATTCCCGCGGCATCGTGCGCGTCCGATCCCGCCGCTTCCGCGATTCCCAGCCTACGTGCGACCTTCGCTGCCTTCTTGTTGTACGTGTCGTCGGCCACCTTGGCGTTGAAAGTCTCGACCACATCGAGCGTGCC
This DNA window, taken from Streptosporangiales bacterium, encodes the following:
- a CDS encoding phosphotransferase — encoded protein: MVCVTDHHTLGGAHAALEHDLGVRVVVGEEIRTPAGEVIGLFLDDRIPYVLPLDEVVARIKAQQGIVYAPHACDQDRAALGEEHLARLAAAGTLDVVETFNAKVADDTYNKKAAKVARRLGIAEAAGSDAHDAAGIGAAYVEMPDFDGPRDFLTGLAAGRIVGELRPHAPRYGASRARGDPAVPPVA